The sequence below is a genomic window from Oligoflexus sp..
GTTACAGCCGCATACGGCCCGCGAGTCCGAGGCGGAAGGTGCTGATATCAACGGAGCCTTTGCTGAGGTTCCAGGTGCCGGTGCTGTAGCCGATCATCGCGCCCCATTCCCAATCCTGGGCCTTGGCCTTTTGAATGACGTTGGCTTCGAGGTCGAGCGTGAAGCTGTCGCTGATCTTGCGCTTTTTGCCCGCGACGCCGACTTCACCGATATCAATCGGTGTCAGCCGTCCACTGATATCATAATCAAAGTTTTGCGCCATGCTGATGACGTGATAGGAACCCTGCAGGTGAACGGTTGGACCGATTGAGATCGTGTCCCAGCCGCCGAAACGTTCCCCGCTGACAGCGAGACTTTCAAAGCTGACGAGCGCGCCGACCATGATGCGATCGAGGCTCGGCATCATCGCCGTGCGCATGGGCAGTCGATAAAGAGGCTCAAAACCAAGGCCGAAACCGAAGTAACTGCCTTTCGCTGTGGACCCAAAGCGGACCTGCGCGCGGGCCACGCCTTCCACTTCGTCGGTGATATCCTGCGTCGCGGCCACGTCCACGCGATTCAAAAGATAAACGGGAAATTCATTGGAAGCTTTGACCGCTCCCGAAACGGAAAGGCTTTCATTCTGTCCTTGAAATTCCACAGTTTTAAAGGCGATGGGCAGGCCTTCCCCTTCCGCGTCGGCATCCTCAGAAGGCATCACGGGATTGGGGGCCGGGATCGGTTCAGGCGGTGGGGGTTGCTGGACCTGAGTCTCAGGCGCAGGTTCGATTTTGTTCTGGGCGACACGCGGGGGCTCGCGACGCGGAGTCGGAACCGCGCCGGGGAGAGGTTTGGCTTCGACCAAGGGGCTGTCGGGCGTCACCGGCGTATAGAAAGGCTCATCCTTGGCTTTTTGCTGGAAGGCACGCCTTGTGGCGATCGCCTCCACCTTGGCTCCATCACCGACGTGAATCGCATCGGCATAGGAAAGCGCTGTGATCTGAGCGATGGAGCTATGCGTTTTGCTTTCGATGACCTTGGCTTTGCCCAAAAGTTTCTGATCGAAATTCAGCCAGGATCCATCAGCAGGATGCTGGGTCCTGACGCTGGTTTGATAAAAGCTAAGATCATCGCCTTCAAAGACGTTCTGCTCGGTGCCGCTGGAAAGCGTCAGATAACGGCCCTGGATCGAAGTCACATGGACATCGACGGGAAAGCGATTGAGCATGCGGAAGATGAGATTCTGCAGTCTTTGATCAAGATCCGCATCGGTGGCCGCGAGCAGCCAATTGAAAGGCAGGGTTTCACTTTCCGTCAGATAGTTGCGCATGCTCGGATGAAGAAGGCGCACAGTCCAACGCATGGTATCGCCCTGGCCCGTGACGGTCAGGTTCACCATGGCATCAATCTCATATTCCTCGGCCAGCTGCTGACGCCCTTCCGGTGTCGACCAAAGGTCGGCCGTCAGCACATCATTGCCGAAGACAAAGCGTTTGGAATTGCGAACGAGCTGCGGAAAGGTCGCATCAATGTGCTTTTTGCTCTGCGTGAAGCGATGCGATTCAGGGAAATTTCCCTGCCAATAGACGGGCATGATCGCAACCTGCCGAATATTGGGCAAGCGGTTCCCTTGGGCTTCCACCGCAAAGGCAGCCTGAGGCTGTAACGGAGAGAGGCCTGGCAAAGGCAGGACCAGCGCTGGGCCAGAGCCCAGCACCAGAAGCCATTGTACGAACTTAGACTTTTTCCACATTGTGGCTGGAGCCGTCATAAGAAACCCGCCGTTTGACGTCTTCGATGATCGTCTCGATATGCACTGGCCGTTGCCAGACTTTGAAGAGGTTGCGCAAGCATTCGGTGGTGAACTCATGTTTCAGGTCAGTACCTTCGTGCTGATGTTCAAGCAGGAGTTCGTTGCGATTCTTGAAGTTCCCATCCTTGACCAGGATGATGGGCTGGCCGAAGTTGGTCAGCTGACCCAGGAGAGCGTGCTTGATCTCGCCGAACTTTCTGTTGCTGATCACATAGCGGTTGTTACGACGATCATAATCGTAGAGGAACATTTTCTGCTCGTGGCAGAAATCTTCATCCAGGAAGGCGTCGATGAAGGTGATGTCGTTATGGACTTTGCGGACTTCCATGAGTTTCTTATCACCAAGGCCCAGCTGCTTGTCCCACTCGGCCCGTTTTTTCGGATCCTCGCAGTTCACGTAGTCAATCCCGAACTGACCCTTGTCCCAGCGTCTTTTGATATGACGGAGGAGTTCGAGGCCGAGTTTATAAGGATTGAGCTGACCAGGAGCCGCGGCGACCACACCGGAATGCTGATCGCAGTAGTCGATGATTTCCGAATCCTGCAAA
It includes:
- a CDS encoding SpoVR family protein translates to RDESYYFAPQGQTKILNEGWATYWHSRMMTELHPLQDSEIIDYCDQHSGVVAAAPGQLNPYKLGLELLRHIKRRWDKGQFGIDYVNCEDPKKRAEWDKQLGLGDKKLMEVRKVHNDITFIDAFLDEDFCHEQKMFLYDYDRRNNRYVISNRKFGEIKHALLGQLTNFGQPIILVKDGNFKNRNELLLEHQHEGTDLKHEFTTECLRNLFKVWQRPVHIETIIEDVKRRVSYDGSSHNVEKV